AACAAAGTTATTAGTGCTATATAAGTATGGGTCATTAGCCCCTTCTCCAACCTTCAACCTCCACATTTTTAGTCGTACGTGTAGAAAATTTACTGaccaaaattataaaaaattatgcACTTCTGAAATTGTGTGCAACGGTTTCTGAATCAAATAAGTTGGCAGTGTTACTGTTAGCTGATTGATCAGCTCAAAACGCAATGAGTATACTGTATATAGATGATGAAAAGCTAGAGATATATGTTTGGAAGTTTTGAGATACGTGTTTATATAAATCAtgcaaatatatatattatttatatattttatataagAAGTTAGGTTGgtccattaattaattaaatattttattaagaAGAAAGGACGGAGAAATATAGCCTACGGTTTTAATATATTGTCTGATGCTCCTCGCGTCCCTCGTTGCTACTGCATTGCAATCAACATGCATGATTGAGTTTGTTGTCAAACGTTTGCCCATCAATTATATGGACCCGACCTAGCTAGCACGTATAGTTGTATAGTTGTATTTAGGGGTGTGCAAGGTCCGGTCCTCGGTCCTTGAAAATACACGATTCCGGTTTTCCGGTTCGGTCCGGTCAAAACCCGGAATTTTCCGTTCCGGACCGATGATCCggaatataattttaaaaatataaattttagatAGAAGAGCACAATTTATAGCCCACATACATTAATCCCCTCCCGCAAAAAAAAAGACTTTGAGAATTTTTTGTATATTAGTGGCCTTTATCCCCTTTAAATTAAGCTTATGATGTGATGTATGCTATACTTAAAGAGAAATGTAGgtcgtaaaaaaataaaatcgtaaaaacaaattgagtttaagattgtaaatcgaaaaaaaaaaaaaaacccctgtCCAAGCCAGTCCAAAATCGGACCGGACCTGAATTTTCCGGTCCGGTTCCGGTTCGGACCGGAATCTTTCCGATCCGGTCCTCGGTCCGCGAATTCTGAAAATTCCGATCCACCGGTCCAACCGGTTTCGATCCGGTCCGACCCGATTTTGGACCTGTGTACACCCCTAGTTGTATTTCTATTTAGTATTGTGTGAAATTAACTCATGCCTGATATTCTATAGCTCTAtgacagatttttttttttatttatttaacaacAAAACCCCAAAAAGGAGATGATCTTTTTGGGGTAATATAAAatgtaaaatttttaatttttgtacTTAAAGAGTAAAAAGTTACAAATGGAGTAATATAATATGTACGCATAAACACTACCGAAGATAAGAGTATATTTTggattaaaaaatataaaattggcCAAGTGATGAGCATTTGTGGAATTGTGGAACTCCCTCATGAAGACCCTCGTTATCCTCGAGCGCCAATAATATCTTCCACGATTATTAATTATGCCACTTAATATTTGGCCTTGCCCCTCTCATCACCCATCTTTATTGTTAATCCATGCATGGGTGTTGACCAACTCTTCtcctcaattttttatttttgtatattttGGGTGCATTTCTCCTCAATTTCTAAGGGTGCAATTTTCTAATTATTGAAGGTCAACTTGTCGGTTTGGTCCAgctaaaagggaaaaaaaacaaTCGATTACTTTAAGTTTGTCATTTTAAGTTTTTGGTGTAAGaatttactccctctgtcccggaatacttgacctgttttccttatcgggccgtcccttaatacttgacctgtttctaaaaatgaaaatattctaacaatattatattatttctcactccacccctattaacccacctaccccctactccatacaaaaaataattaaaaattcaacccctactctcctccaaccccacctcttaacctacctcccactaactacattaaaataatactccactatcaactactacctattaaattaaataagtcaattcaagttccttaaactctgtgtcggtcaaaccgaatcgagtattccgggacggagggagtaagcaATTAATGTTCATGTTGTTAATTTAGTTCATATAAAGATCTATAAAGGCTACTCCGGTTttgtaaaattattattttttcatatatgTTTAAGccaatgtaaaaaaaaaaaatcaatctgTTTAACCCGAACAATAATAAACAAtgataattaaactaaattccATGTCGGCAAATATGTATGAAAGGTCATTTAATTTACTACGGAGTAAGATACAGGATAATACTACTTCACTTCAAGTATTTCGTACATCATTGTAAATTTTCATTACCAGTTTTTTTGGTTCCCACAACTTTCGGTGAGGTAATCTCCCGTGAGAgcttgcatgggtacctcgatgggtaGCATCCCTCCCAATTGAGATTTTttcattcccaaggctcgaacccgagaccttggttaaggagcaagagacccttaaccactcatgtcaacctcaattggtaaTTTTCATTACCAGTTGGGAGTAAATAGTGGAGTACTACGTATAAGATTTAAGGGGTACATTGAGCACAAAATTAATTAGGGCGGAAAACATATTACGCGAACTCTATACAGATATAAATGATATCCTGTGAAGATTTTGTTAGTATCATCATGTTCTACTTCGTATAAGGCTCATAACATTATCAGGCAGTACTTCTTTACAGATTCATTTCATTCACAAGTATAAGCTGTATAACTTTACATAGCCAATGTTTGGAAACTCCAATTCACTAAAAAGAAAACAGGTCAAGAAAAAGAGGACATTTTTGTACACTCAATCTCGTCTAAAAAAATGTTACTAGAGGAGGAGCACTAGTTAATATTCATAGTCATCTAACCCTCGATTACTTAAACTCGGGCGTTTGACTAACCGGAGTAATGATTGCACCACCTCTGACATTGGCGGACGGAATTCTGGTTCCATCTACATAACAGCAACCACAAATATCAAGTTAATTCAAGCTGGTATTAGAGTTATGGTATATCTAGGGTTCGAGTATGTTTAGGTTTAAGACCATAATATAACTATATTAGGTTAAAGACTCTATTCGGCACTGTTCTGTTCggcttattttgacttatttcagacaaaataagttcagataagttagttatgttcagataagttcagataagttagttatgttcagataagttcagttcaacaaaaacaagttttttttcctgacattttcacacacaaataagtttatttcagacaaaataagttttttcagataaaataagtttttcagataaaataagtttttccAGATAAGTTCGGATAATATAAgatcagtcaaaataagtccaatagaacggagccttaGATTCCTAAACTAACACTACTCTAGTTTTCTAAACATATTAGAATCCTAGATATACCATAACTTTAACGGCCGGTAATGTATGCCTTTCGAATCAAGCTTCAAGTTGAGAAGGCATGTGTAGAGATTTGGTGGGTAGAGAGACGAGTATATATGGTAATAAAAGTTGTACAACATTTGTACCAATGATGGGTATTGGACTACTGGGGAGGGTATGGATTTGAGACTGTACCGCACCAATCCACCAACCCACCTAACTTTGTTGAGGTTTGTTCCTACTACCCCAAATATTTTTGGCGGGAAACTTTTGCACCAGGGAGTGAGTGATATGTGTCACTTCCGGtgtttgttttagtataatgtaatagatatatttataaatttcaaacattcaaggaGAGTTAGATCTAACCTGCACACAGAGCGCGACAATATCAGCAAACTGAGAAATAGACTTGGGAGGGTAGAGTCCACGTAGTGAAGGATCAACCATTCTATCAAGAGCATCAATATCATGGAGCTGTGATAAAGCCCATTGTACAAGATACTGCTCTGATTTTGGTTTCGTACTGAAAACAAATGGAGATAAGTAGATAACTATCAGCAAAAACAGAATATATACAGTCTGTGAAATTGAGGATGGTATGGTTCAGAATACAATAACAGAAACAGCAAACCTATCAAAAGGCATTCGACCAGTCAGTAACTCAAGCATGACAACTCCAAAGCTATAAACATCGCTCTTAAATGTATAAGATGCAGCATTTGTGCATTCTGGAGCAAACCACCCACCTCCTTGGTTTCCACCTGCTTCCTAGAGTAAATAATCATCACCAAAAATATCAGTGACTTTTCACTCTaaaccaaaaagaaaagaaataacCTGATAATCGTAAACTGTCTGCTGCTACTAACTAACCTGATAAAAAGATGCCAAACCACACTCTGTTAAACGAGGATTCAACTCCATATCAAGTAAAATGTTGGACGACTTGATACTCCTGTGAACCAGGGAACAGGTTTCATGCAGGTACCTGTGGACAAAGATGTGTCAAATAACTTGGGGAAATACATTTTAATTACATGAATAATTAGTGGAAAAAGACGTGCATGCGACTCCATCAACAGTGTAAAGATGAATCAATTAACATTCACTAATCACAAAAATTCCAACCCATTTTTATTATCGACCAAgcctttaataaaatccgagcatgtataaacataaactaataTATTTCTTGTAAATAGAGAAACTTACTCAACTGCTTGTGCAGTTCCTAAAGCAATCTTCACCCTAGTATTCCAAGTAAGCGGTCTGCTGAATTCATCAGACAAGTGAAGATACCCATGAATTGAACCATTTCGAAAAAAATCATACACCAGCATGTTATGCCTCTGCTCTGAGCAATGTCCAGAAAGCTCAACAACGTTTGGATGGTAAATCTTGGACAGACTTGAAACAACATCAGAGAACTTTTCACCTTTGCCATCTTGAAAGAACGAAGAACTAATTTTTTTCACAACTATTACCTAGCAAACAAATCAAGACAACCTCTGTTAGTGTACTTATGTTATTCCATATTTCTAAAAATTCAACAAACTTCGGTTACTGCTCATAATCATATACTCCGTAATGCTGTATTCAAACCACCCTAAGTTATACTAGAAATCTGTAACAGGAAATACTAGTATTCCAAGTGATATACAGGGAACTTGGCATGTTTGTTAACCATGGACCAATGAGGATATTGAGACTTCTTATCCTTTGCAATAAATGACAAGATATTAGTAGGATATCAGCCAATCCGATTACTAAGTGCATGTTGAAGTCTATGAAACATTGTTACAGATATTTGTTGAGTTAAAAGTAATCAAGTTAGTCAGCTACCAATTATACCTTGCCATCTGGACGTTTGGCTTTATAAACACGTCCAATAGATCCTTCTCCAAGTAGTCGACTCATAGCGAAGTTGCTAGTAGCAGTCTGCAACTCTGCCAATGTATAAAGGGTAATTTCAAACGACACCTTTCTTTGAGAAGCTGCATTACTCCCAGGCTCCTTATTTCTAAACGACTTCATGCGGTTTGATAGTGAAGGTTTAAGACTAATTGGACCAGAAGATTGTAAAGCCTTTACTTCATGGTCTGCCAAAATGAAAACAAATAAGTAAGAGAGTAATCAGAACAAGACAGGAAGTATTAACAGAAACAATATGGCAAGTCACACAGAAACATTACCTTTGAAGCCTTTATCTGTCCCCGGGTCAGTTGTGTATCTATTGGACCCAAAGTAATTAAGTGACTTACGATCACTTTGatcatcatgttcttcaaacAAACTTGAGGAGAAAGAAGATCGTGTTCTTGAAAGTATTGCAAGCACAATTGCAATAACCACCAAAATGCCCATAATAATCACAGCAATCATTATCCCGCTCATCCCACCTTTTTCCATATGGGTAGACTTAATATTGCCACTTGAAGTCATTCCAGGGGGAGGTTGCCCAGAAGACCAAGAATTTCCTTCAATGCTTCAAAAACATTACTATGTGTTACTATGACAAGCTCAAGAACTTTAGATTGATTAGTTATTGCCCAGTGATCTAAGTAAACATCAACATTATCCCAACACCTCTAAAGAGGCTCCTGACTAAACAGGATGACTGGTAATGAGAGAGGTCCAATGATCTAAAGcaagatttatttatttttaaaaatggaCAAGAGTAAGCGTGAACAGAAACTTACTCGATTTTTTTCAGTTTTGTCAACTCATTAGGAATCCACCCACTGAATTTGTTGTTCGCTAAATTGCTGCAAGAATAGAATAtacttttttataaaatatctcCAGTAACATGCAGGATCTTCGACATGACAGAATGCTTGTCCAGTGACAATCACCAACAGGAGCTTTATAGATAGCATATTTTCTTACTGAAACATAATTTAAGTAATAACCGGAACAAAAACAGCCAAATATATTATGCTGTTACATAGCGTTTGTGCAGTAGCATCCCTAGCATGTTATGTAGGATAGAGAGTATGATAAGGTAAATGGCTAAATGCACAGCTTTTTTCTATCTGAGTATAAGATAACAGATTAACTTACAGCTCATTAAGTTTTAATTTGGCAAGCACATTTATCTGGCCATTAAGTTGATTGTCCTGAAGAAACCTGTGATATGGATAGAGTCAGTCAAAAGAACTCTTAAGGCACAAAGGTATATGCATTTATTTCTTACAGAGAAGAGAGGCTTGAAAGCGATCCAAAACTCTGAGGCAAGCTTCCAGATAGTTTGTTGTACGAAAGATCCCTGCACAGCGTCATAAGTTTGAGCAATGATTATAAACATCCTTTACAGAGTAActggattaaaaaaaaaacagacagtAGCCATCTGATAACAATGCATGGTAAACAATTCTCTGCATACACATATGTCTATATTTAATCAAGCCAACCTCCACCTTTAAAGTGTTAACTTCGGATGTACGGAGTAAATGATTTGGATTATGTtccaaatccaaaatccaaacagAGACACACCTAGCTCTCAGTTGCGTAGGAATATTTAAGATCCAGTTTCGAGTTTTAAATGCAAGTTTTTTCAAAATTTGGACTTAAGGTTAGATTAGAACAACTACAAATacacttgtaagttgtaaccgCATCTCAACCAAACAACTAAATGGAATTAAAGTTGTCAAAGGTTGTGTATTTGTATTTGGGACTTGAAATTTCATATGAATAATTGGT
This sequence is a window from Spinacia oleracea cultivar Varoflay chromosome 1, BTI_SOV_V1, whole genome shotgun sequence. Protein-coding genes within it:
- the LOC110805776 gene encoding protein STRUBBELIG-RECEPTOR FAMILY 5 isoform X1: MSPNFIGLWLFSLGILTLVHSKTDSKDVAALNVMYTSLNSPKKLKDWEASGGDPCADGWTGIECSGSSVTEINLSGLGLSGSLGYQLSNLASVTNFDVSNNKLSGDIPYQLPPNVNHLDLSNNGFTGTVPYSISLMKSLKDLDLSHNQLNGQLTDMFSSLSNLGLLDLSYNKLSGSLPQSFGSLSSLSSLFLQDNQLNGQINVLAKLKLNELNLANNKFSGWIPNELTKLKKIDIEGNSWSSGQPPPGMTSSGNIKSTHMEKGGMSGIMIAVIIMGILVVIAIVLAILSRTRSSFSSSLFEEHDDQSDRKSLNYFGSNRYTTDPGTDKGFKDHEVKALQSSGPISLKPSLSNRMKSFRNKEPGSNAASQRKVSFEITLYTLAELQTATSNFAMSRLLGEGSIGRVYKAKRPDGKVIVVKKISSSFFQDGKGEKFSDVVSSLSKIYHPNVVELSGHCSEQRHNMLVYDFFRNGSIHGYLHLSDEFSRPLTWNTRVKIALGTAQAVEYLHETCSLVHRSIKSSNILLDMELNPRLTECGLASFYQEAGGNQGGGWFAPECTNAASYTFKSDVYSFGVVMLELLTGRMPFDSTKPKSEQYLVQWALSQLHDIDALDRMVDPSLRGLYPPKSISQFADIVALCVQMEPEFRPPMSEVVQSLLRLVKRPSLSNRGLDDYEY
- the LOC110805776 gene encoding protein STRUBBELIG-RECEPTOR FAMILY 5 isoform X2; protein product: MYTSLNSPKKLKDWEASGGDPCADGWTGIECSGSSVTEINLSGLGLSGSLGYQLSNLASVTNFDVSNNKLSGDIPYQLPPNVNHLDLSNNGFTGTVPYSISLMKSLKDLDLSHNQLNGQLTDMFSSLSNLGLLDLSYNKLSGSLPQSFGSLSSLSSLFLQDNQLNGQINVLAKLKLNELNLANNKFSGWIPNELTKLKKIDIEGNSWSSGQPPPGMTSSGNIKSTHMEKGGMSGIMIAVIIMGILVVIAIVLAILSRTRSSFSSSLFEEHDDQSDRKSLNYFGSNRYTTDPGTDKGFKDHEVKALQSSGPISLKPSLSNRMKSFRNKEPGSNAASQRKVSFEITLYTLAELQTATSNFAMSRLLGEGSIGRVYKAKRPDGKVIVVKKISSSFFQDGKGEKFSDVVSSLSKIYHPNVVELSGHCSEQRHNMLVYDFFRNGSIHGYLHLSDEFSRPLTWNTRVKIALGTAQAVEYLHETCSLVHRSIKSSNILLDMELNPRLTECGLASFYQEAGGNQGGGWFAPECTNAASYTFKSDVYSFGVVMLELLTGRMPFDSTKPKSEQYLVQWALSQLHDIDALDRMVDPSLRGLYPPKSISQFADIVALCVQMEPEFRPPMSEVVQSLLRLVKRPSLSNRGLDDYEY